The following proteins are co-located in the Solanum pennellii chromosome 1, SPENNV200 genome:
- the LOC107002150 gene encoding probable pectinesterase/pectinesterase inhibitor 36: MKWAKGTLKGQLLLNKEAEDQSYNECVKLYEETEPRLARLVVFGGDNHKYNYSHDDAITWLSAALASHRSCLDGLKEKGLATFIVSRNEEAQNLTLLLKDALFHYRQLSTHTRTVTGEQLIPISSNEEGKGLLASWNAATSKPDIVVALDGSGNYKTINDAVAALSSMTRPERTVVYVKSGTYRENVEIGKGLNNLMFVGDGIDKTIVTGSKNVPDGATTLNSATFGVSADGFWARDMTFENTAGPHKHQAVALRVGSDLSIFYRCSFKGYQDTLLVHSLRQFYRDCHIYGTIDFIFGDASAVFQNCDIFVKRPMDSQSNMITAQGRDDSNENTGIVILNSRVSSSSEFTAVKDSFKNYLGRPWKKYSRTVFIKTDLDGLIDPKGWKEWSGDFALSTLYYAEYMNTGRGANTGNRVNWPGFHVLHDANEASQFTVRNFIQGESWIPASGVPYWAGI, translated from the exons ATGAAATGGGCTAAGGGTACTCTAAAAGGACAATTATTACTTAATAAAGAGGCAGAGGACCAAAGCTATAATGAATGTGTGAAGCTTTATGAAGAGACTGAGCCAAGGCTAGCAAGATTAGTTGTGTTTGGTGGTGATAATCACAAGTATAATTACAGCCATGATGATGCTATTACTTGGTTAAGTGCAGCATTAGCAAGTCATAGGAGTTGTTTAGATGGCTTAAAAGAGAAAGGTTTAGCTACTTTTATTGTAAGTAGAAATGAAGAAGCTCAAAACTTGACCTTGTTGCTTAAGGATGCATTGTTTCATTATCGACAACTATCGACTCACACAAGAACGG TGACAGGGGAACAACTAATACCAATTAGCTCCAATGAAGAAGGCAAAGGGCTTTTGGCATCATGGAATGCAGCTACTTCCAAACCTGATATAGTAGTTGCACTAGATGGTTCTGGCAATTACAAGACCATCAACGACGCGGTGGCTGCGCTCTCCAGTATGACACGACCAGAAAGAACAGTTGTGTATGTCAAATCTGGTACATACCGCGAAAATGTTGAAATTGGAAAGGGACTCAATAACTTAATGTTTGTTGGTGATGGCATTGACAAAACTATCgttactggttctaaaaatgTCCCAGATGGAGCTACCACCTTGAACTCAGCTACATTTG GTGTATCGGCTGATGGATTTTGGGCCAGGGACATGACATTTGAGAACACAGCAGGACCACACAAGCATCAAGCAGTGGCACTAAGAGTAGGCTCAGATCTCTCGATTTTCTATCGTTGCAGCTTCAAAGGTTATCAAGACACGCTCTTGGTACACTCTCTAAGACAATTTTATCGCGATTGCCACATATATGGTACCATCGACTTCATATTTGGTGATGCATCTGCCGTATTTCAAAATTGTGACATTTTTGTTAAGAGACCAATGGATTCCCAATCCAACATGATAACAGCACAAGGGAGGGATGATTCAAATGAAAATACAGGAATTGTTATACTAAATTCGCGAGTTTCTTCATCTTCGGAGTTCACTGCTGTTAAAGATAGTTTCAAGAATTACCTCGGCAGACCGTGGAAAAAGTATTCAAGGACAGTGTTTATTAAGACGGATTTGGATGGATTGATTGATCCGAAAGGGTGGAAAGAATGGAGTGGTGATTTTGCACTTTCAACGTTATATTATGCAGAGTATATGAACACAGGGAGGGGAGCTAATACAGGAAACAGAGTAAATTGGCCTGGTTTTCATGTGTTGCATGATGCCAATGAAGCAAGCCAATTTACAGTGAGAAATTTCATACAAGGTGAATCTTGGATCCCAGCAAGTGGAGTGCCATATTGGGCTGGCATATGA
- the LOC107002158 gene encoding methionine aminopeptidase 1A, with product MAGGSEVVEAALSCAKCGKPAHLQCPKCVELKLPREGAAFCTQDCFKASWSSHKSVHLKAKLSSLATESLGEQNAASPSDGWLYCLRKGQARTPKIPHFDWTGTLRPYPISEKRAVPAHIDLPDWANDGIPKIEPSSDLQHVVEIKTPELIERMRETCRIGREVLDAAARMIRPGVTTDEIDAVVHEATVAAGGYPSPLNYHFFPKSCCTSVNEVICHGIPDARKLEDGDIVNVDVTVYYKGVHGDLNETFFVGNVDEASQRLVQCTYECLEKAIAIVKPGVRFREIGEVINRHASMSGLSVVKSYCGHGIGELFHCAPNIPHYSRNKAVGVMKAGQTFTIEPMINAGVWRDRMWPDGWTAVTADGKRSAQFEHTLLVTETGVEVLTGRLPTSPKVFPWLSS from the exons ATGGCAGGAGGATCAGAAGTGGTTGAAGCTGCTTTATCTTGTGCTAAATGTGGCAAGCCTGCTCATCTTCA gTGTCCTAAGTGCGTGGAGTTAAAGCTTCCTCGTGAAGGAGCTGCTTTCTG CACGCAGGATTGTTTTAAGGCATCATGGAGTTCTCACAAGTCTGTCCACTTGAAGGCAAAATTATCATCTCTGGCAACTGAAAGTTTAGGTGAACAAAATGCAGCCTCACCTAGTGATGGTTGGCTTTATTGCTTGAGGAAAGGACAGGCTCGAACACCGAAAATTCCGCATTTTGACTGGACTGG GACACTAAGGCCCTATCCAATATCAGAAAAGCGTGCTGTACCTGCTCACATTGATCTACCTGATTGGGCAAATGAC GGTATCCCAAAAATTGAACCCAGTAGTGATTTGCAGCATGTTGTTGAG ATCAAAACTCCAGAGCTGAttgagagaatgagagaaaCTTGCCGA ATAGGAAGGGAGGTTTTGGATGCAGCTGCTCGTATGATTAGACCTGGCGTGACTACTGATGAAATTGATGCAGTGGTCCATGAGGCTACTGTTGCTGCTG GTGGATATCCGTCTCCcctaaattatcattttttcccCAAGTCATGCTGCAC GTCGGTCAATGAAGTGATCTGCCATGGGATTCCGGATGCAAG GAAattggaggatggtgatattgTAAATGTTGATGTTACTGTTTATTACAAAGGGGTTCATG GCGATCTGAATGAAACCTTCTTTGTgggtaatgttgatgaagcatCTCAACGGTTAGTCCAGTGCACATATGAGTGTTTGGAGAAAGCAATAGCAATTG TTAAGCCTGGGGTACGGTTTCGGGAAATTGGAGAGGTCATCAACCGACACGCTTCTATGTCTGGATTATCTGTG GTGAAGTCATATTGTGGTCATGGCATTGGAGAGCTTTTCCACTGTGCCCCAAATATTCCGCATTattcaa GAAATAAAGCAGTTGGTGTGATGAAAGCCGGCCAAACATTTACAATTGAACCTATGATTAATGCTG GAGTTTGGCGTGATCGGATGTGGCCTGATGGATGGACTGCTGTGACAGCAGATGGAAAAAGAAGTGCTCAGTTTGAACACACACTCCtg GTCACAGAGACTGGAGTTGAAGTACTGACAGGACGCCTACCGACATCTCCCAAGGTGTTCCCTTGGTTGAGTTCTTGA